The following coding sequences are from one Methanococcoides orientis window:
- a CDS encoding restriction endonuclease subunit S, protein MNNNDSKSYPLIPIGELLETIIDYRGKTPPKSTSGIPVLTAANVRNGRVILDKCSYVSQETYDEWTTRGFPKPGDVLISTEAPVGEVASFPGDRTYLISRRLIALRGKEGELDNDFLKYSLLYTRNRDLLLASTRGSTVPRVLKTDITNLVIPIPPYHEQKLISQILNTFDEKIKLNKIMNQTLETMAQAIFKSWFVDFDPVKAKVNNENTESICRRLYLTPEMLALFPNSFEETAMGEMPKGWSMKTLADMIYLTRGKSYKSSELQDSDTALVTLKSFKRGGGYRPDGLKPYSGQYKSDQVVQPGELIVAQTDVTQKAEIIGKPALVRQDQLYSTLVASLDTVIVRPIEDRINIPFLYCLFRTNAFQAHTYGHSTGTTVLHLSKQAIPSYEFICPPKQLMDKFSIIVDSVITKIDANEQENKKLAAIRDLLLPKLFSGKIRVNSSEVV, encoded by the coding sequence TTGAATAATAATGATTCCAAATCATATCCACTTATTCCAATTGGAGAGTTATTGGAAACAATTATTGATTATCGAGGGAAAACACCACCCAAATCTACTTCTGGCATACCGGTACTTACAGCTGCTAACGTAAGAAATGGACGAGTCATATTAGATAAGTGCTCTTACGTTTCCCAAGAAACGTATGATGAATGGACTACTAGGGGATTCCCAAAACCAGGTGATGTTCTAATAAGCACTGAAGCACCTGTAGGTGAAGTTGCTTCATTCCCAGGAGACAGAACTTATCTCATTAGTCGTCGTTTGATAGCTTTAAGAGGAAAGGAAGGAGAACTTGATAATGATTTTCTGAAATACTCCTTGCTTTATACCAGGAACAGAGATTTGCTTTTAGCTTCGACTCGTGGATCTACTGTCCCACGTGTTCTTAAAACTGATATCACAAACTTGGTAATTCCAATTCCTCCTTACCATGAACAAAAATTGATTTCTCAAATTCTTAATACATTTGATGAAAAAATTAAACTCAATAAGATAATGAACCAGACACTTGAAACTATGGCTCAGGCCATCTTTAAGTCTTGGTTTGTGGACTTTGACCCTGTTAAAGCCAAAGTCAATAATGAAAACACCGAATCCATATGTCGTCGTCTCTACTTAACACCTGAAATGCTTGCTCTCTTCCCCAACAGCTTTGAAGAGACAGCAATGGGTGAAATGCCGAAGGGTTGGAGCATGAAAACTTTGGCAGATATGATTTATCTAACTCGTGGAAAATCCTACAAGAGTAGTGAATTGCAGGACTCTGATACTGCATTAGTGACTCTCAAATCATTCAAGCGTGGGGGTGGCTACCGACCAGATGGACTTAAACCATATAGTGGCCAATATAAGTCGGACCAAGTAGTTCAACCCGGGGAATTGATTGTAGCTCAAACAGACGTAACTCAAAAAGCTGAAATAATTGGTAAACCTGCGCTTGTGCGGCAGGATCAACTCTATAGCACTTTGGTTGCATCATTGGATACAGTAATCGTTCGGCCGATTGAAGATCGCATTAATATTCCCTTTCTGTATTGTCTTTTCAGAACAAATGCCTTTCAAGCCCACACTTATGGACACTCAACAGGCACCACTGTTCTTCACCTTAGCAAGCAAGCAATCCCTAGCTACGAGTTTATATGTCCGCCGAAACAATTGATGGATAAGTTTTCTATAATTGTAGATTCTGTGATCACTAAAATTGATGCTAATGAGCAAGAAAATAAAAAACTAGCTGCTATCCGTGATCTTTTATTGCCAAAGCTTTTTTCCGGAAAAATACGAGTGAACTCATCTGAGGTTGTTTAA
- a CDS encoding SIR2 family NAD-dependent protein deacylase: MDKLRQQESLIEQALQLYSEKYNNNKEFNDYYDSLVISLDQLGLKNSLVLFWGDLDSYNNEMAEWENQEIESQHADCKELLSSGNADQTLLFKDVIEAVRRRRIVPFVGAGFSKYMGMPLWHEALQEIHDKQRNPQCDVFDKYLNEGHYLDAAQLLADKDQDVMNNFIRTKFRVQKIEGPVQLLPMICNGCVVTTNFDDSIEEVFKQADKGFDAYMHGTQQHTFFSRLVKGDRCILKIHGDADDNPDTFVFTQSQYENAYGNPFDFTKSLPKALRQIFVSNSLLFVGCSLDQDWTLKLFKAVRDQDEYELPTHYAILEEPPQEEILEKEADLLKCNIHPIWYPAKEYDSVEKLLNLIIDAVNGRINL, from the coding sequence ATGGATAAACTGAGACAACAAGAAAGCCTTATTGAGCAAGCACTTCAGCTGTATTCTGAGAAATACAATAATAATAAAGAATTTAATGACTATTATGACAGCTTGGTGATTTCTTTGGACCAACTGGGCTTAAAAAATAGTCTTGTGCTCTTCTGGGGGGATCTTGACTCTTACAACAACGAAATGGCTGAATGGGAAAACCAAGAAATTGAATCCCAACATGCAGATTGTAAAGAACTATTAAGTTCAGGTAATGCTGACCAGACCTTACTATTCAAGGATGTTATCGAAGCCGTTAGACGTCGACGAATTGTTCCATTTGTTGGTGCTGGCTTTTCTAAATATATGGGCATGCCACTTTGGCATGAAGCACTACAAGAGATACACGACAAACAACGTAACCCACAATGTGATGTGTTTGATAAGTATTTGAATGAAGGCCATTATTTGGATGCTGCACAACTTCTCGCTGACAAAGATCAAGATGTCATGAACAATTTCATAAGAACAAAATTTCGTGTCCAAAAAATAGAAGGGCCAGTCCAACTTTTACCAATGATTTGCAACGGATGTGTTGTGACCACAAACTTCGATGATTCAATTGAAGAAGTGTTCAAGCAGGCGGACAAAGGATTCGATGCATATATGCATGGCACTCAACAACACACATTTTTTTCGCGACTTGTTAAAGGGGATCGCTGCATACTGAAAATACATGGTGATGCAGATGATAATCCAGATACGTTTGTTTTTACACAAAGCCAGTATGAAAATGCCTATGGGAACCCATTCGATTTTACAAAATCATTACCCAAAGCTTTAAGGCAAATTTTTGTAAGTAACTCCCTTCTTTTTGTTGGTTGTAGCCTTGATCAAGATTGGACTCTGAAGTTGTTCAAGGCGGTACGGGATCAAGATGAGTATGAATTGCCAACTCATTATGCTATTCTGGAGGAACCACCTCAAGAAGAAATACTAGAAAAAGAAGCTGATCTCCTGAAATGCAATATTCACCCAATCTGGTATCCTGCAAAAGAATACGATTCTGTAGAAAAGCTACTAAACTTAATAATTGATGCAGTGAATGGTCGGATTAATCTATAA
- a CDS encoding type I restriction endonuclease subunit R has protein sequence MINENELENLILNWFQDVGWSYIPGTNIANDGQTPEREDYGQVLLNGRILKALHRLNPEVPAPILEEVLNRLAKPEHPSLIQNNHSFHKILLEGFPVVYEKDGEKRGDRVRLIDFEHREMNQFLVVNQFTVQGLKQLRRPDIVAFINGFPIAVIELKNPTVEQADIWAAYHQLQTYKNEISDLFMFNEAMIISDGFNARVGSLTASKEWFMPWRTIREEQDKPLLEYELEKIVRGFFDPDMLLDYLRYFILFEPTGDTFVKKIAGYHQFHAVREAVYTTIRAAGLSTNTEENGTLGEYTNKVEPGSKRGGIVWHTQGSGKSISMACFAGKLMQQSEMQNPTLVVVTDRNDLNGQLYQTFVNAKMLLKETPVKAENRDELRELLAGRPSGGIIFTTIQKFMPRKGENHYPKLTNRNNVVVIVDEAHRSQYGFQAKLDADVGAFKYGYAHHMRSALPSATFVGFTGTPIENDDKDTRKVFGSYVSIYDIQDAVMDGATVPIYYESRLAKLDIKQADIDILNEEVEEVLEDEEDLALREKSKSHWAALEQLVGADKRIKEVAKDLTMHFDNRNASIEGKGMIVCMSREICVNMYNAITELKPQWHREDPHNGTIKIIMTGSASDDELLQPHIYNSQTKKMLEKRFKDPNDPLKIVIVRDMWLTGFDVPCLHTMYVDKPMRAHNLMQAIARVNRVFHEKQGGLVVDYIGIASELRLALKTYVENRGKGTPTIDASEPLGILKEEMEKARDMFHGFNYDDYQDDAAELLLPAANHILGLENGRKRYFDVIVAISKAYSLCGTSDDAMKIREEIAFFQAVKVVISKASNSDKKIADEKKNQIIKQILDNALLSEGIEDIFKLAGLEKPDISILSDTFLDEIRHLPQKNLAVELLQKLLRDQIKSRVHNNVVQEHKFSERLTASLNRYHGHTIKSAEIIDELIAMAKEFRETAKRGDELGLNDSELAFYDALANNESAVHELGDETLKIIALELTEKLRKSTTVDWQKRDSVRAKLRNLVRITLRRYKYPPDKQKEAIKLVLQQAERLSDDWSKDVEN, from the coding sequence ATGATAAACGAAAATGAACTAGAAAATCTGATTCTGAATTGGTTTCAGGACGTTGGTTGGAGCTATATTCCAGGCACCAATATTGCTAACGACGGTCAAACACCCGAAAGAGAAGATTATGGTCAGGTGCTATTGAATGGTCGGATTCTCAAGGCACTACATCGCCTCAACCCGGAAGTGCCTGCACCAATATTGGAAGAGGTGTTGAACCGACTCGCTAAGCCGGAACATCCATCTCTCATACAGAACAATCACTCTTTTCATAAGATTCTACTGGAAGGTTTTCCTGTAGTTTATGAAAAGGATGGTGAGAAACGTGGGGATAGAGTACGGCTCATTGATTTTGAGCATCGTGAGATGAATCAGTTTCTTGTTGTGAACCAGTTCACTGTACAAGGTCTGAAACAACTACGTAGACCCGACATTGTTGCCTTCATAAATGGATTTCCCATTGCTGTAATTGAGTTAAAGAATCCAACCGTCGAGCAGGCGGATATATGGGCTGCATATCATCAATTGCAGACCTATAAGAATGAGATATCCGATCTCTTCATGTTCAATGAAGCGATGATAATCTCAGACGGGTTCAATGCTCGTGTTGGTTCACTGACTGCATCAAAAGAATGGTTCATGCCCTGGCGTACCATCCGTGAAGAACAGGACAAACCTCTTCTAGAGTATGAACTGGAAAAAATAGTTCGTGGTTTTTTTGACCCTGATATGCTGCTTGATTATCTTAGGTACTTCATACTTTTTGAACCTACAGGCGATACGTTTGTGAAGAAAATTGCAGGTTACCATCAGTTCCATGCTGTGCGTGAAGCAGTTTATACAACTATAAGAGCTGCTGGATTGTCGACAAATACTGAAGAAAATGGAACACTTGGGGAATATACAAACAAAGTGGAACCTGGCTCAAAGCGTGGTGGAATAGTCTGGCACACACAGGGTTCAGGCAAGAGTATCTCCATGGCCTGCTTTGCCGGTAAACTAATGCAACAATCGGAAATGCAGAATCCTACTCTTGTTGTAGTCACCGATCGCAATGATCTTAATGGTCAGTTGTATCAAACTTTTGTTAATGCAAAGATGTTGCTCAAGGAAACACCTGTAAAGGCTGAAAATCGTGATGAATTACGCGAGCTACTTGCTGGCCGCCCTTCAGGTGGAATCATTTTTACTACAATTCAGAAATTCATGCCCAGAAAAGGCGAAAACCATTACCCAAAACTCACCAATCGTAATAATGTTGTAGTGATAGTCGATGAGGCTCATCGCAGCCAATATGGGTTCCAAGCTAAATTAGATGCTGATGTAGGGGCTTTCAAATACGGCTATGCTCATCACATGCGTTCAGCATTACCCTCAGCAACGTTTGTCGGTTTTACCGGTACTCCCATTGAAAATGATGACAAAGACACTCGTAAAGTTTTTGGATCTTATGTAAGCATTTATGACATCCAAGACGCGGTAATGGATGGTGCAACTGTGCCTATTTATTACGAAAGCCGCCTCGCAAAATTGGATATAAAACAAGCTGATATCGACATACTTAATGAGGAAGTAGAGGAAGTTTTAGAGGATGAGGAAGATCTTGCTCTGCGTGAGAAATCAAAATCCCATTGGGCAGCTTTGGAGCAACTGGTAGGAGCCGATAAGCGAATAAAAGAAGTAGCTAAGGACTTGACAATGCATTTTGATAATCGGAATGCTTCCATTGAAGGTAAAGGTATGATTGTCTGCATGAGCCGTGAGATATGTGTGAACATGTATAATGCTATCACGGAATTAAAACCACAATGGCACAGAGAAGACCCACATAATGGGACTATAAAAATTATTATGACGGGATCTGCTTCTGATGACGAACTCCTTCAGCCCCATATCTATAACTCCCAGACAAAGAAGATGCTGGAAAAACGTTTCAAGGATCCGAATGACCCTCTTAAAATTGTCATTGTGCGTGATATGTGGCTCACAGGATTTGATGTTCCATGCCTTCACACAATGTATGTGGACAAGCCGATGCGTGCTCATAACCTAATGCAGGCTATAGCTCGTGTGAACCGTGTATTCCATGAAAAGCAGGGTGGTCTTGTGGTTGACTATATCGGTATTGCTTCAGAACTTCGCTTAGCTCTGAAAACATATGTTGAGAACCGAGGTAAGGGAACGCCTACTATTGATGCCTCTGAGCCTCTAGGAATACTCAAAGAAGAGATGGAAAAGGCTCGTGACATGTTCCATGGATTTAATTATGACGATTACCAGGATGATGCAGCTGAATTACTTTTACCAGCAGCGAATCACATCCTTGGTCTTGAAAATGGACGAAAACGCTATTTTGATGTGATTGTCGCGATTTCAAAAGCATATTCATTATGCGGAACTTCAGATGATGCAATGAAAATTCGCGAAGAGATTGCATTTTTCCAGGCAGTTAAGGTAGTTATTTCCAAAGCATCTAACAGTGATAAAAAAATAGCCGATGAAAAGAAGAACCAAATCATCAAACAAATTCTTGACAATGCTCTCTTATCAGAAGGTATCGAGGATATCTTCAAATTGGCAGGCTTAGAAAAACCAGACATTAGCATTTTGTCTGATACATTTCTCGATGAAATCAGGCATCTACCACAGAAAAATCTGGCAGTAGAGTTATTGCAAAAGCTTCTTCGGGATCAAATAAAATCACGAGTTCATAACAATGTGGTACAGGAGCACAAGTTCAGTGAGCGCTTAACTGCCTCTTTGAACAGATATCATGGTCACACTATCAAAAGCGCTGAAATTATAGATGAACTAATCGCTATGGCCAAAGAATTCCGTGAAACTGCAAAGCGTGGTGATGAGCTTGGGCTCAATGATTCAGAATTAGCTTTCTACGATGCCCTAGCAAACAATGAAAGCGCTGTTCATGAATTGGGTGATGAGACTCTTAAGATAATTGCACTGGAATTGACAGAAAAGCTACGTAAAAGTACAACAGTAGACTGGCAAAAGCGAGATAGTGTACGTGCAAAACTACGTAATCTAGTTCGCATAACTCTGCGTCGCTATAAGTATCCACCTGACAAACAAAAAGAGGCCATTAAACTCGTATTACAACAAGCCGAACGTTTGTCGGATGATTGGAGCAAAGATGTTGAAAACTAA
- a CDS encoding phosphate-starvation-inducible PsiE family protein has translation MITHDKIFDTVIRSVTFSILYVLLIALIVGVLNIFVSLGLIIFEVLEGNFIHIDFIDVVVSVLTVFVLIDLFKTFVDYREHERIRLTYITDATILLVMREIASEVYAHKVEYEFVLSLSALLLALGVIRVIAAKYSPLED, from the coding sequence ATGATAACTCATGATAAAATATTTGATACAGTAATACGTTCAGTCACTTTTTCCATCCTTTATGTACTGCTAATAGCGCTAATTGTGGGAGTGCTAAATATTTTTGTGAGTCTCGGCTTAATTATATTTGAGGTTCTTGAAGGCAATTTTATTCATATAGATTTTATTGATGTAGTAGTTAGTGTTCTCACAGTTTTTGTTCTTATTGACCTTTTCAAGACTTTTGTTGATTATCGTGAACATGAGCGAATCAGACTTACATATATAACCGATGCTACGATTTTACTCGTCATGCGTGAAATCGCATCTGAGGTTTATGCCCACAAAGTTGAATATGAATTTGTTTTAAGTCTATCGGCATTGCTACTGGCATTGGGTGTAATAAGGGTTATAGCTGCCAAATATTCGCCTTTGGAGGACTGA
- a CDS encoding type 1 glutamine amidotransferase family protein, whose protein sequence is MTKIAYLYVLNTMADWEPSYLIAELNSGRYFRKNASEYTVRTVGITKEPVVTMGGLRIEPDISLDELMTDDAGVLILPGGDTWLEDIHTPILEKAKEFLDAGITVGAICGATLGFAKAGLLDNRLHTSNDLDYLKTVCPDYTGESFYRQEPAVTDGNLITASGIAPLEFAKEVIRNLDIFSAQTLEAWYQLYVTHKTQYFYAIMESLEE, encoded by the coding sequence ATGACTAAAATAGCTTATCTTTACGTTCTTAACACGATGGCCGACTGGGAGCCGAGTTACCTGATCGCGGAATTGAATTCCGGCCGTTATTTCAGGAAGAATGCAAGCGAATACACGGTCAGGACAGTAGGTATTACAAAAGAGCCTGTTGTTACCATGGGTGGGTTGCGTATTGAGCCAGACATTAGCCTTGATGAATTAATGACTGACGATGCCGGAGTGCTGATCCTGCCAGGTGGCGATACCTGGCTTGAAGATATTCACACGCCAATACTGGAGAAAGCAAAGGAGTTCCTGGATGCAGGTATCACTGTTGGTGCCATATGTGGTGCAACTCTGGGTTTTGCTAAAGCCGGCCTTCTGGATAACAGACTCCATACAAGTAACGATCTGGATTACCTGAAAACGGTCTGTCCCGATTACACCGGAGAATCATTTTATCGTCAGGAGCCTGCTGTGACTGATGGTAACCTTATAACTGCCTCAGGGATTGCCCCTCTTGAATTCGCAAAGGAAGTTATCAGGAACCTGGATATATTTTCGGCCCAGACCCTTGAAGCATGGTATCAGTTATATGTTACTCATAAGACGCAGTATTTCTATGCAATTATGGAGTCGCTGGAAGAGTGA
- a CDS encoding CRISPR-associated endonuclease Cas1, translating into MEYRELLFPAFSQEVKDLKFGEKIESDFSDDKAKLENAKSIREILGIEGGIAWKYWNEYAKAVPNLEASISFTLRLTENAPNSIVPIF; encoded by the coding sequence TTGGAATATCGTGAGCTTCTATTCCCTGCTTTCAGCCAGGAAGTAAAAGATCTAAAATTCGGGGAGAAGATTGAGTCTGATTTCTCTGATGATAAGGCTAAACTTGAGAACGCTAAATCCATAAGAGAGATACTTGGTATTGAAGGTGGAATTGCCTGGAAATACTGGAATGAGTATGCTAAAGCTGTTCCTAACCTTGAAGCTTCAATATCCTTTACATTAAGACTAACTGAAAATGCGCCTAATTCCATTGTTCCCATCTTTTAA
- a CDS encoding molybdopterin-dependent oxidoreductase, whose protein sequence is MQKNREKLYKPAKGFACPECENNMKNFFCALQLLPFLLSAGPGQFPPGEKKEVFPSNETETLEYDGVKLTPINEQQTYSLKGIQYLDPDDYRLEITGLVNKTIVLTYDDILAYPSVSKAVTLNYGEGWGYDAKWTGVKLETMFNEAGLQERAKTVIFYSKEGYSTALELDYLLGNNIIAAYKINDITLPPDKGFPLQLVAEGKYGYKWAKWIVKIEVTDEDYQGYWESKGYSNNADVS, encoded by the coding sequence ATGCAGAAGAATCGTGAAAAGCTATATAAGCCTGCAAAAGGATTCGCATGCCCGGAGTGTGAAAATAACATGAAAAATTTCTTTTGTGCTTTACAACTTCTTCCGTTTTTACTTTCAGCAGGACCCGGCCAATTTCCTCCCGGGGAGAAGAAAGAAGTATTCCCATCGAACGAAACCGAGACACTGGAATATGATGGTGTGAAGCTTACCCCGATTAACGAGCAGCAAACCTATTCCCTCAAGGGAATACAGTATCTTGATCCTGACGATTACAGGCTCGAGATAACCGGACTGGTAAACAAGACGATTGTCCTGACTTATGATGACATACTGGCATATCCATCCGTTTCAAAGGCAGTAACCCTTAATTATGGGGAAGGCTGGGGATATGATGCAAAATGGACCGGGGTTAAATTGGAGACCATGTTCAATGAAGCCGGATTGCAGGAAAGGGCGAAGACTGTCATTTTCTATTCCAAAGAGGGCTATTCCACAGCTCTTGAATTGGATTATTTACTGGGTAACAACATAATTGCAGCCTACAAAATAAATGACATAACACTGCCTCCTGACAAGGGATTCCCGCTGCAGCTTGTTGCGGAAGGCAAATATGGTTACAAGTGGGCAAAGTGGATAGTGAAGATAGAAGTAACTGACGAGGATTACCAGGGATACTGGGAAAGCAAGGGCTACAGCAACAATGCAGATGTTAGCTGA
- a CDS encoding GNAT family N-acetyltransferase — protein MEQDLSIPPVIIRPATEIDTAQIMIFIRSLAEFEKLAHTLTATEDDLKTSLFGKEPCAEAVIAEINNNPAGLALYFHNFAAYIGKRGLYIEAIYVDPKYRGLGVGEALLKHCAKIAKERDCGTMDWVVLDWNPARKFYEKMGAKAEDEWVFHTLDAKGIDDLAE, from the coding sequence ATGGAACAAGATCTCTCGATTCCACCAGTAATTATCCGACCTGCAACCGAAATTGACACTGCCCAAATAATGATCTTCATCAGGTCCCTTGCTGAATTCGAAAAATTAGCTCACACACTGACAGCAACCGAAGATGACCTGAAAACTTCTTTATTCGGAAAAGAACCATGTGCCGAAGCAGTGATAGCTGAGATCAACAACAACCCCGCCGGATTAGCACTCTATTTCCACAACTTTGCTGCATATATTGGAAAACGCGGGCTCTACATTGAAGCTATATATGTCGATCCTAAATATCGCGGATTAGGGGTTGGAGAAGCACTTCTAAAACATTGTGCGAAGATTGCAAAAGAGAGAGATTGCGGGACAATGGATTGGGTAGTTCTGGACTGGAATCCTGCAAGGAAATTTTATGAGAAAATGGGTGCTAAAGCAGAAGATGAATGGGTTTTTCACACCCTAGATGCGAAGGGAATAGATGATCTTGCAGAATGA
- a CDS encoding flavodoxin family protein, which yields MKTLVSYMSQTGNTKKIAEAIYDEIADEKEIKDIKDLSNFEGYDLVFVGFPVLQFNVPENVSKIVKENVAGKDIAFFMTHGVPEGFEAIKSWTGSLKDIAAKGNLLGTFECQGEIAQQVLDMLEKSDDPEMKAFAALGPAAKGQPDEAHLQKAKDFAKEVQAKVQ from the coding sequence ATGAAAACATTAGTATCATATATGTCACAGACAGGAAACACAAAGAAGATCGCAGAAGCTATTTATGATGAAATTGCTGATGAAAAGGAAATCAAAGACATCAAGGATCTAAGCAACTTTGAAGGTTATGACCTTGTCTTCGTAGGTTTCCCTGTATTACAATTTAATGTTCCGGAGAATGTTTCAAAAATAGTAAAAGAGAATGTAGCCGGTAAGGACATAGCATTCTTCATGACCCATGGTGTTCCTGAAGGATTTGAGGCCATTAAATCATGGACTGGATCATTAAAGGATATCGCAGCCAAGGGTAATTTACTTGGTACATTTGAGTGTCAGGGTGAAATTGCACAGCAAGTTCTTGATATGCTCGAAAAGTCCGATGACCCTGAGATGAAGGCATTTGCTGCGCTGGGACCAGCTGCAAAAGGACAGCCAGATGAAGCTCATCTTCAGAAAGCAAAGGATTTTGCAAAGGAAGTTCAGGCAAAGGTCCAGTGA
- a CDS encoding MTH865 family protein: MSVKEEIHSQIVGALVNATFPINTPEDLLAAMPAGADTKCKAGDVEITAGEAGALLTSEDFPIESAKQIADTLVERAGL; the protein is encoded by the coding sequence ATGAGCGTAAAAGAAGAAATCCATTCCCAGATCGTTGGAGCACTTGTAAATGCAACATTCCCTATAAACACACCTGAAGACCTTCTTGCAGCAATGCCTGCAGGTGCAGACACCAAATGTAAAGCAGGAGATGTCGAAATAACTGCAGGAGAAGCAGGTGCACTTCTTACATCAGAGGACTTCCCGATCGAAAGTGCGAAACAGATTGCAGATACTCTTGTTGAAAGGGCAGGGTTGTGA
- a CDS encoding winged helix-turn-helix domain-containing protein, producing MNEDCESELGDIREKLDEIHRDIRTFTEDSNREHLESILAFVRDDYSNVLEKHLVDDLKKGLSKNMVKKCDRLDQCRPIFTDMLQKNAALIKQPSVDSEVIDKKRVDIKNLRKEMPYDKCDICFAEATDLFEKQVSLMQSLRIYETKKDKKQDISLIPAQTVIDDVLDPLCHTKRFEILKAVSSQSMSFSALSKLTGLRGGNLLFHLQKLSDSGMIIQQHERGDYMITAKGFRVMEGASDIYFSLVPEEN from the coding sequence ATGAACGAAGATTGTGAATCAGAACTCGGAGACATCAGGGAAAAACTCGATGAGATCCACAGGGATATCAGGACATTTACCGAAGATTCCAACAGAGAACATCTCGAATCCATTCTGGCTTTTGTCCGAGATGATTATTCCAATGTCCTGGAAAAGCACCTCGTTGACGATCTAAAAAAAGGCCTTTCAAAGAATATGGTCAAGAAATGTGACAGGCTTGACCAATGCAGACCTATTTTCACAGATATGTTGCAGAAGAATGCAGCCCTTATCAAGCAACCTTCTGTTGACAGTGAAGTTATTGATAAAAAACGCGTAGATATCAAAAACTTAAGGAAAGAAATGCCCTACGATAAATGTGACATCTGCTTCGCCGAGGCAACCGACCTTTTTGAAAAACAGGTCAGCCTCATGCAGTCTCTGAGGATATATGAGACAAAGAAGGACAAGAAGCAGGACATATCACTTATCCCGGCACAAACTGTGATCGATGACGTGCTTGATCCCTTATGTCACACAAAACGTTTCGAAATATTAAAAGCAGTTTCCAGCCAGTCAATGAGCTTCTCTGCCCTTTCCAAGCTTACAGGTCTTCGCGGAGGAAACCTTTTGTTTCACCTCCAGAAGCTCTCGGATAGCGGGATGATCATCCAGCAACATGAAAGAGGCGATTATATGATCACTGCTAAAGGATTTAGGGTAATGGAAGGTGCCAGCGATATATATTTCTCCCTCGTCCCTGAAGAGAATTAA